The following are encoded together in the Desulfococcus multivorans genome:
- a CDS encoding Hsp70 family protein, with protein sequence MDANDKRYIIGIDLGTTNSAVSYVDLAAENGDSSRIRLFQIPQLTGAGEFSRLPVLPSFLYIPGDYDISKSAITIPWKTEDDNFVGAFSRDHGASVPARLVSSAKSWLCHDKADRHARILPWGAEADVNKVSPVTATAYFLKHIRNAWNHAMGDEVELYMENQFVTLTVPASFDEVARDMTLEASALAGFGPVTLLEEPLAAFYSWLTRHEKDWDDHVKPDELILVCDVGGGTTDFTLITLREVDGSPRFERIAVGDHLILGGDNIDLALARHAEAVLFRRKTRGSLTGDRWKMLCHQCRQAKEMLLDGFGESRKITLMGKGRKVIGDVLTTELGRKEVEHIVLEGFFPVVDRTDERKAMSRKGITEFGLPYEPEPAITRHMGWFLEHHGEDVMKALGRNSPAPDLILFNGGSLKSRVIQDRIREALRHWFGISDTALPRVLANPNPDTAVALGAAYYGLVRAGRGVRVGSGSARAYYMGVRTDSPRQEAVCIVERGMDEGSRIILEDRTFEVLTNQPVGFEVFSSSFRSGDKAGDLVVVDDTLTPLPPLRTVIQFGKKGAEKLIPVDIEAEYTEVGTLGIWCRSRISDHRWQLRFQLRDAGAAADVSETEVFDESVVDAVCRKIENAFSSDADPKALTALVKDIGGMIDRPRDQWPLTLIRKMADALLGRVSARGARHLAESRWLNLLGYCLRPGMGDGFDEHRIRKLWKIYKGGPIHGNNPQVRSEWWIMWRRVAGGLKPGQQRQFIQDLTPVMFPKKEARVRVAPQEYLEIWMAVANMELLLVKDKIKWGRKLLSELNDRKAMPQHFWSLSRMGARDLLYGPVDRVIPPDEAARWIAAVLDRDWPDPRSALLAAAQMSRKTGDRIRDVDDGTTRRVIDALARNGASADDLRPLREVVPMKQQEINTVFGEALPSGIVLRAEGSK encoded by the coding sequence TTGGACGCTAACGACAAACGATACATCATCGGCATAGACCTGGGAACCACCAATTCCGCCGTCTCCTATGTGGACTTGGCGGCGGAGAACGGCGATTCGTCGCGAATCCGACTCTTCCAGATCCCCCAGTTGACCGGTGCGGGAGAATTTTCACGGCTGCCGGTGCTCCCCTCCTTTTTGTATATCCCCGGTGACTACGACATTTCCAAATCGGCCATCACTATCCCCTGGAAAACCGAGGACGACAATTTCGTAGGGGCCTTTTCCCGGGATCACGGTGCTTCGGTGCCGGCCCGATTGGTCTCCTCCGCGAAAAGCTGGCTCTGCCACGACAAGGCGGATCGGCACGCCAGGATTCTGCCCTGGGGCGCCGAAGCGGATGTAAACAAGGTATCTCCGGTGACGGCTACGGCCTATTTTTTGAAACACATCCGAAACGCCTGGAATCACGCCATGGGGGATGAGGTTGAACTGTACATGGAGAATCAGTTCGTCACCCTCACCGTTCCCGCTTCCTTTGACGAAGTGGCGCGGGATATGACCCTGGAGGCTTCGGCCCTGGCGGGCTTCGGCCCGGTAACGCTTCTGGAAGAGCCGTTGGCGGCCTTTTACAGTTGGTTGACGCGGCACGAAAAGGACTGGGACGATCATGTCAAACCGGATGAACTGATCCTGGTTTGCGATGTCGGCGGCGGAACGACGGACTTCACCCTCATCACCCTGAGAGAGGTGGACGGAAGTCCCCGTTTTGAAAGGATTGCCGTAGGGGATCATCTGATCCTTGGCGGCGACAACATCGATCTTGCCCTGGCACGGCACGCGGAGGCCGTGCTCTTCCGTAGGAAAACCAGGGGATCGCTCACAGGCGATCGATGGAAGATGCTGTGTCATCAATGCCGTCAGGCCAAGGAAATGCTTCTGGACGGTTTTGGGGAATCGCGGAAAATCACGCTCATGGGGAAGGGGCGGAAAGTCATCGGTGACGTCCTTACAACCGAGCTTGGGCGGAAGGAGGTCGAACACATTGTTCTGGAAGGGTTTTTCCCTGTCGTGGATCGAACGGACGAACGAAAGGCGATGTCGCGGAAAGGTATCACCGAGTTCGGCCTGCCCTATGAGCCGGAACCGGCGATCACCCGTCACATGGGCTGGTTTCTGGAGCATCACGGTGAGGATGTTATGAAGGCTCTCGGCCGAAACAGCCCTGCCCCGGACCTGATCCTGTTCAACGGCGGATCACTCAAGTCCCGGGTGATTCAGGATCGCATTCGGGAAGCGCTCCGACACTGGTTCGGGATATCCGACACAGCGCTGCCCCGGGTACTCGCGAATCCCAACCCCGACACGGCCGTCGCCCTGGGAGCGGCCTATTACGGACTGGTCAGGGCCGGTCGCGGGGTTCGGGTGGGGAGCGGCAGTGCGCGTGCGTATTACATGGGGGTACGAACGGATTCCCCTCGGCAGGAAGCGGTCTGCATTGTCGAGCGGGGGATGGACGAAGGGAGCCGCATCATTCTGGAGGACCGAACCTTTGAGGTGCTGACCAATCAGCCGGTCGGTTTCGAAGTGTTCAGCTCGAGCTTTCGTTCCGGAGACAAGGCGGGAGACCTTGTCGTGGTGGACGACACATTGACCCCCCTTCCACCGCTTCGGACTGTCATCCAGTTCGGCAAAAAGGGTGCGGAAAAATTGATTCCAGTCGATATCGAAGCGGAATATACCGAGGTTGGGACCTTGGGGATCTGGTGCCGATCCCGAATCAGTGATCACCGCTGGCAGCTTCGATTTCAGTTGCGGGATGCGGGGGCCGCCGCCGACGTTTCAGAGACGGAGGTTTTCGACGAATCGGTCGTGGATGCGGTGTGCCGAAAGATTGAAAATGCATTTTCAAGCGACGCCGACCCCAAGGCATTGACCGCTCTGGTGAAGGATATCGGCGGCATGATCGATCGGCCCCGGGATCAATGGCCCCTGACTCTCATCCGAAAGATGGCAGATGCACTGCTTGGCCGAGTTTCCGCAAGGGGCGCCAGACATCTGGCGGAGAGCCGTTGGCTCAATCTTCTGGGATACTGCCTGCGGCCGGGTATGGGGGACGGTTTCGACGAACATCGCATCAGGAAGCTCTGGAAAATTTACAAGGGCGGTCCCATTCATGGAAACAACCCTCAGGTCAGGTCCGAGTGGTGGATCATGTGGCGGCGGGTGGCCGGCGGACTCAAGCCTGGCCAACAGCGACAGTTCATTCAGGATTTGACGCCGGTAATGTTTCCGAAAAAGGAGGCCCGGGTCAGGGTGGCCCCTCAGGAGTATCTGGAGATATGGATGGCCGTTGCAAACATGGAACTCCTGCTTGTCAAGGATAAAATTAAATGGGGTCGTAAATTGCTTTCCGAGTTGAACGACCGAAAGGCGATGCCCCAGCATTTCTGGTCCCTTTCCCGCATGGGGGCCCGAGATCTCCTTTACGGCCCCGTCGATCGCGTCATCCCTCCCGACGAGGCTGCCCGCTGGATTGCCGCGGTTTTGGATCGGGACTGGCCGGATCCACGGTCTGCGCTCCTTGCAGCGGCCCAGATGTCTCGGAAAACCGGGGACCGTATACGGGACGTGGATGACGGAACGACTCGGCGAGTGATCGATGCCCTTGCTCGGAACGGGGCTTCGGCGGACGATCTCCGGCCCCTCAGGGAAGTCGTTCCCATGAAGCAGCAGGAAATCAACACGGTTTTCGGGGAAGCGCTGCCGTCGGGCATCGTTCTTCGTGCCGAAGGCTCGAAATGA
- a CDS encoding serine protein kinase PrkA — MASTDKNTLRHHLTAVKEGSRRFENAFQGVARMILDNEIKKVVVNGKTTYDFNIFRTGKKHVIGMYDEINSFVSYVKDAAEGGSSKEMAYVLVGEPGNGKTFLVDFVCAKYREFLSKPENRKYTFRFMNIDQLGSYGRISVIESQTYEDPVILGMNLFDDPDENRAFLSREIGFSDDEIETLYDNYRPMGACSGYIWNDIRNYCDGDLDRMLDFVQIIPVPLVESLGTITGKYPAKDKITSSAVDLLGEESIQRLLHITDTNNPYRFDLRRGALARVAGGGIHFSDEIYKNKKDLVQVYLGVIQNRNIEIDGYKWPIDTLIIATSNNSEFNRFLAEKEEAPIVDRCRICYVSHNTNYKLQSELTAYSIGSEAKTTLSRESLHQDPNLNYATSVGVVLTRLPRSEKLTPIETMKLAAGEVAGEKSIKALAEVIDTLNQDPDIIKRFGQKGLGQRNLGRALQLLIESSETNEGQCMFAYDIFKCLERIVLDYVSDANDRSKFLEDLKIAKGLYRERIMTEMFNAYMDEPMAIRKDVMNYVNMIIGIDAENLGPDKMWKYKDPQSRELKALKIDERYIQSVEDRLGLKTEEHRESFRTSIRKIYGQKITVDPNYDFMDNLELVKAVTDVRLKSDIAGAGSLIGALANRTNEENQKLYDRMVDTMLNKLGYCMTCAQKTIEYFCTQEDEK, encoded by the coding sequence ATGGCGAGTACAGACAAGAACACGCTCCGACATCATCTTACAGCGGTCAAAGAGGGAAGCCGCCGTTTCGAAAATGCCTTCCAGGGCGTCGCCCGAATGATATTGGACAACGAAATCAAGAAAGTCGTGGTCAACGGTAAAACTACATATGATTTCAATATCTTCAGGACAGGGAAGAAGCATGTTATCGGCATGTACGATGAAATCAACAGTTTTGTCTCCTATGTCAAAGATGCCGCTGAAGGCGGATCTTCCAAGGAGATGGCGTATGTCCTGGTGGGGGAGCCGGGCAACGGGAAGACCTTCCTGGTCGATTTTGTCTGTGCAAAATACCGTGAATTCCTTTCCAAACCCGAAAACCGAAAGTACACCTTCCGTTTCATGAACATAGATCAGCTGGGAAGCTACGGTCGGATCAGCGTCATTGAATCCCAGACATACGAGGATCCCGTCATTCTGGGGATGAACCTCTTTGACGATCCGGATGAAAACCGGGCCTTTCTATCGCGCGAAATCGGTTTCTCGGATGACGAGATCGAAACGCTGTATGACAATTACCGCCCCATGGGGGCCTGCAGCGGATACATCTGGAACGACATCCGCAATTATTGCGACGGCGACCTGGACCGAATGCTCGATTTCGTTCAGATCATTCCCGTCCCCCTGGTGGAGAGTCTCGGCACCATCACCGGCAAATATCCCGCCAAGGATAAAATCACCTCTTCAGCGGTGGATCTTTTAGGGGAGGAGTCGATCCAGCGCCTCCTGCACATCACCGACACCAACAATCCCTACCGATTCGATCTGCGGAGGGGAGCACTGGCTCGGGTTGCGGGGGGCGGAATTCATTTCAGCGATGAGATCTACAAGAACAAGAAGGACCTGGTCCAGGTCTATCTGGGGGTCATCCAAAACCGCAACATCGAGATCGACGGCTACAAATGGCCCATCGATACGCTTATCATCGCCACCAGCAACAACTCCGAGTTCAATCGGTTTCTGGCGGAAAAGGAGGAAGCTCCCATCGTCGATCGGTGCCGCATCTGCTATGTCTCCCACAACACCAACTACAAACTCCAGAGCGAACTGACCGCCTATTCCATCGGCAGCGAAGCCAAAACCACCTTGAGCCGCGAAAGTCTTCATCAGGACCCCAACCTCAACTATGCCACATCGGTGGGCGTTGTTCTCACCCGGCTGCCCCGGTCCGAAAAGCTGACGCCCATCGAGACGATGAAGCTGGCGGCGGGAGAGGTGGCCGGCGAAAAAAGCATCAAGGCACTTGCCGAGGTCATCGACACCCTCAATCAGGATCCGGACATCATCAAGCGGTTCGGTCAGAAAGGCCTCGGTCAGCGAAACCTCGGCCGGGCGCTTCAACTCCTCATCGAGAGTTCGGAGACCAACGAAGGCCAATGCATGTTCGCTTATGATATCTTCAAGTGCCTCGAGCGTATCGTCCTCGATTACGTATCGGACGCCAACGACCGGAGCAAGTTTCTGGAGGACCTCAAGATTGCCAAAGGGCTTTACCGCGAGCGGATCATGACGGAGATGTTCAATGCCTATATGGACGAACCCATGGCCATCCGAAAGGACGTCATGAACTACGTCAACATGATCATCGGCATCGATGCGGAAAATCTGGGCCCCGACAAGATGTGGAAATACAAGGATCCCCAATCCAGGGAACTCAAAGCGCTCAAGATCGACGAACGCTACATCCAGAGCGTGGAAGATCGCCTGGGACTGAAAACCGAGGAGCACCGCGAGAGTTTCAGGACGTCCATCCGCAAGATCTACGGCCAGAAGATTACCGTCGACCCCAACTATGACTTCATGGATAACCTGGAACTCGTGAAGGCAGTGACCGACGTCCGACTCAAATCCGACATTGCCGGTGCGGGCAGTCTCATCGGGGCCCTCGCGAACCGCACCAATGAAGAGAACCAGAAGCTATACGACCGTATGGTCGACACCATGCTGAACAAGCTCGGTTACTGCATGACCTGCGCCCAGAAAACCATTGAATACTTCTGCACCCAGGAAGATGAAAAGTAG